Proteins found in one Mangifera indica cultivar Alphonso chromosome 15, CATAS_Mindica_2.1, whole genome shotgun sequence genomic segment:
- the LOC123197787 gene encoding tripeptidyl-peptidase 2-like isoform X1, translating into MPCSFFTSAASGDGNGSLRDFKLNESTFLASLMPKKEIGADRFIDSNPNFDGRGVVIAIFDSGVDPAAAGLQVTSDGKPKILDVVDCTGSGDIDTSTVVKADSDGCIRGASGATLVVNSSWKNPSGEWRVGYKMVYELFTDELISRLKKERKKKWDEKNQVTIAEAVKHLDQFDQKHKQLEDGNLKRVREDLQNRVDILKKQADSYDDKGPVIDAVVWHDGEVWRVALDTHSLEDEPDCGRLADFAPLTNYRIERKYGMFSELDACTFVVNVYDEGNILSIVTDSSPHGTHVAGIASAFHPEEPLLNGVAPGAQLISCKIGDSRLGSMETGTGLTRALIAAVGHKCDLINMSYGEPTLLPDYGRFVDLVNEAVNKHRLVFVSSAGNTGPGLNTVGAPGGTSSSIIGVGAYVSPAMAAAAHSAVEPPSEGLEYTWSSRGPTADGDLGVCISAPGGAVAPVSIWTLQKRMLMNGTSMASPSACGGIALVISAMKAEGIPVSPYIVRKAIENTSAPIGGVAEDKLSTGQGLLQVDKAFEYIQQYQNIPCVSYEIEINLSGTTTPSYRGIYLREASACQQPTEWTVQVEPKFHEDASNLEERVPFEECIELHSTEKEVVRAPDYLLLTHNGRSFNILVDPTNLKFGLHYYEIYGVDCKAPGRGPIFRIPIIITKPMAVLSRPPLVSFSRMSFMPGHIERRFIEVPVGASWVEATMRTSGFDTTRRFFVDTIQVCPLQRPIKWESVLMFSSATAKSFAFPVVGGQTMELAVAQFWSSGMGSHETTIVDFEIEFHGIDIHKEEVLLDGSEAPVRIDAEALLASEKLAPAAVLNKIRVPYQPVESKLRVLPTDRDKLPSGKQILALTLTYKFKLEDGAEVKPQIPLLNGRIYDTKFESQFYMISDTNKRVYAKGDVYPDSSKLPKGEYCLQLYLRHENVQYLENMKQLVLFIERTLEEKDVIRLNFFSQPDGPVMGNGSFKASTLVPGKKQAFYLSPPARDKLPKNSPPGSILFGVISYGKLSFAGQEEEKNPQKNPVTYEIAYVVPPNKVDEEKGKGSSTCTKTVSELLREEVRDAKIKVLGSLKQDTDEECSEWKKLSASLKSEYPKYTPLLAKILEGLLSRSNVGDKICHKEEVINAANEVIDSVDQYELVKFFSQKSDPEDEEAEKIKKKMETTRDQLAEALYQKGFALAEIESLKGDKASAADANKGTKDVDKTGDQPDLFENNFKELKKWVDVRSSKYGNLLVLRERRLGRLGTALKVLSEMIQDDAEPAKKKLYELKISLLDEMGWSHMVAYERLWMHVRFPPSLPLF; encoded by the exons ATGCCTTGTTCTTTCTTTACTTCTGCTGCTAGTGGTGATGGTAACGGTTCGCTTCGTGATTTTAAACTAAACGAGTCGACCTTTTTGGCTTCACTGATGCCGAAGAAAGAGATTGGCGCCGATCGCTTCATCGACTCTAACCCTAACTTTGATGGACGTGGCGTCGTTATCGCGATTTTCG ATTCTGGTGTTGACCCTGCCGCTGCTGGCTTGCAAGTGACATCCGATGGGAAGCCCAAAATCTTGGATGTCGTGGACTG TACGGGCAGTGGAGATATTGATACGTCAACAGTGGTCAAGGCTGATTCCGATGGTTGTATTCGGGGGGCTTCTG gGGCAACTTTGGTCGTCAATTCTTCATGGAAAAACCCATCTGGTGAATGGCGTGTCGGTTATAAGATGGTATATGAGTTGTTTACGGACGAATTGATCTCTCGTTTAAAG aaagaaagaaagaaaaagtggGATGAGAAGAATCAGGTGACAATCGCTGAGGCTGTAAAGCATCTTGATCAATTCGATCAG AAACACAAACAATTGGAGGATGGAAACTTGAAAAGGGTTCGTGAAGATCTCCAAAACAGGGTTGATATTCTAAAAAAGCAGGCTGAT AGCTATGATGACAAAGGGCCTGTAATAGATGCTGTAGTTTGGCATGATGGAGAAGTATGGAGGGTTGCACTTGACACACACAGTCTTGAGGATGAGCCAGATTGTGGAAGACTTGCTGACTTTGCACCTCTTACAAATTATAG GATTGAACGGAAGTATGGCATGTTTAGCGAATTAGATGCCTGTACATTTGTTGTTAATGTTTATGATGAAGGAAACATCTTAAGTATTGTAACAGATAGTTCTCCTCATGGAACTCATGTTGCCGGTATAGCTTCAGCTTTCCACCCTGAG GAGCCTTTGTTGAATGGAGTTGCCCCTGGAGCACAGTTAATATCTTGTAAAATTGGAGACTCCCGCTTAGGCTCTATGGAGACAGGAACTGGCTTAACTCGTGCATTGATAGCTGCTGTGGGG CACAAATGTGATCTCATCAATATGAGTTATGGAGAGCCTACCCTACTGCCAGACTATGGTCGCTTTGTTGACCTTGTTAATGAA GCAGTAAATAAGCACCGTCTAGTATTTGTTAGTAGTGCTGGGAACACTGGGCCTGGATTGAACACTGTTGGTGCACCCGGTGGTACCTCTTCAAGCATTATTGGAGTCGGTGCTTACGTCTCTCCTGCAATGGCTGCTGCTGCTCATTCTGCTGTTGAACCTCCCAGTGAAGGGCTCGAGTACACTTG GTCAAGTCGAGGACCAACAGCTGATGGTGATCTAGGTGTCTGCATAAGTGCTCCTGGTGGGGCTGTTGCTCCTGTCTCTATATGGACTCTTCAAAAACGCATGCTCATGAATGGAACATCAATGGCATCTCCATCTGCATGTGGGGGAATTGCATTGGTTATCAGTGCTATGAAG GCTGAGGGCATTCCTGTGAGCCCATACATTGTAAGGAAAGCTATTGAGAATACATCTGCTCCTATAGGTGGTGTGGCAGAAGATAAACTATCTACGGGTCAAGGACTTTTGCAAGTTGACAA GGCGTTTGAATATATTCAACAGTACCAGAATATTCCATGTGTTTCATATGAAATAGAGATCAATCTATCTGGAACCACGA CTCCTTCATATCGAGGGATCTACCTAAGAGAGGCTAGTGCTTGTCAGCAACCTACTGAG TGGACAGTGCAAGTTGAGCCGAAGTTTCATGAAGATGCAAGTAATTTGGAAGAACGGGTTCCCTTTGAGGAGTGTATTGAGTTGCATTCTACTGAAAAGGAGGTTGTGAGGGCTCCTGATTACCTACTTCTCACTCATAATGGTCGTAGCTTCAA CATATTGGTGGATCCTACCAATCTCAAGTTTGGTCTACACTATTATGAAATATATGGAGTTGACTGCAAAGCACCAGGGCGCGGCCCTATTTTTAGAATTCCTATCATCATAACGAAGCCGATGGCTGTTTTGAGTCGGCCGCCACTTGTTTCATTTTCAAGGATGTCATTTATGCCAG GTCACATCGAACGGAGATTTATCGAAGTTCCAGTTGGTGCAAGTTGGGTTGAGGCAACCATGCGAACTTCAGGGTTTGACACAACTAGACGCTTTTTTGTTGACACCATTCAG GTCTGTCCATTGCAAAGGCCTATTAAGTGGGAGAGCGTTTTGATGTTCTCTTCTGCAACTGCCAAAAGTTTTGCTTTTCCTGTTGTGGGTGGTCAGACAATGGAATTAGCAGTAGCTCAGTTTTGGTCAAGTGGAATGGGAAGTCACGAAACTACTATTGTAGATTTTGAG attgaGTTTCATGGGATTGATATACATAAAGAGGAAGTGCTACTTGATGGAAGTGAAGCACCAGTTAGAATTGATGCTGAAGCCCTATTAGCATCTGAAAAACTTGCTCCTGCTGCTGTTCTTAATAAG ATAAGAGTTCCATATCAACCTGTTGAAAGCAAACTTAGGGTTCTTCCAACCGATCGTGACAAACTTCCCTCAGGCAAACAAATCTTAGCGCTGACATTAAC ttataaattcaaactggAAGATGGGGCTGAAGTCAAACCTCAGATCCCATTGCTCAATGGTCGCATATATGACACTAAATTTGAGTCtcaattttatatgatttctGACACAAACAAG cGTGTATATGCAAAGGGTGATGTTTATCCAGATTCTTCAAAACTTCCAAAGGGTGAATACTGTTTACAGCTTTATCTGAG GCATGAAAATGTGCAATATCTGGAGAACATGAAGCAATTGGTGCTGTTCATTGAGAGAACTTTGGAGGAGAAG GATGTCATTCGATTGAACTTCTTCTCTCAACCAGATGGTCCAGTGATGGGAAATGGTTCTTTTAAAGCTTCCACTTTAGTACCAGG AAAAAAGCAAGCATTTTATTTGAGCCCACCAGCAAGGGACAAGCTTCCGAAG AACTCTCCCCCAGGATCCATCTTGTTTGGAGTAATCTCCTATGGAAAGCTATCATTTGCTGGtcaggaagaagaaaaaaacccacAAAAGAACCCTGTCACATATGAAATTGCATATGTAGTGCCACCTAATAAG GTTGATGAGGAGAAAGGGAAAGGTTCTTCTACTTGCACTAAAACTGTGTCCGAGCTTTTACGAGAAGAG GTCCGAGATGCAAAGATAAAAGTGTTGGGAAGTCTTAAACAAGACACTGATGAAGAGTGTTCAGAATGGAAAAAGTTATCTGCTTCTCTCAAG TCTGAATATCCCAAATACACTCCACTGCTTGCCAAGATCTTGGAAGGTCTGCTTTCTAGAAGTAATGTTGGGGACAAAATCTGTCACAAGGAAGAG GTTATAAATGCAGCAAATGAGGTAATTGACAGTGTTGACCAATATGAGCTAGTGAAATTTTTTTCACAGAAAAGTGATCCGGAGGATGAGGAAGCAGAG aaaatcaagaaaaaaatggagACAACACGTGATCAGTTAGCAGAGGCACTTTACCAGAAAGGATTTGCATTGGCTGAGATTGAGTCATTGAAG GGTGACAAAGCTTCAGCTGCAGATGCAAATAAGGGCACAAAAGATGTGGACAAGACTGGTGATCAGCCAGATTTGTTCGAAAATAACTTCAAAGAACTGAAGAAATGGGTTGATGTGAGGTCTTCCAAATATGGCAACCTCTTAGTGCTACGTGAAAGACGGCTTGGAAGGCTCGGAACAGCACTAAAG GTATTGAGTGAGATGATTCAAGATGATGCAGAGCCTGCCAAGAAGAAGCTCTATGAACTGAAAATTTCACTGCTAGATGAGATGGGGTGGAGCCACATGGTGGCATATGAGAGGCTGTGGATGCATGTTCGTTTCCCACCTAGCCTGCCTCTTTTTTAG
- the LOC123197787 gene encoding tripeptidyl-peptidase 2-like isoform X2 — protein sequence MFSELDACTFVVNVYDEGNILSIVTDSSPHGTHVAGIASAFHPEEPLLNGVAPGAQLISCKIGDSRLGSMETGTGLTRALIAAVGHKCDLINMSYGEPTLLPDYGRFVDLVNEAVNKHRLVFVSSAGNTGPGLNTVGAPGGTSSSIIGVGAYVSPAMAAAAHSAVEPPSEGLEYTWSSRGPTADGDLGVCISAPGGAVAPVSIWTLQKRMLMNGTSMASPSACGGIALVISAMKAEGIPVSPYIVRKAIENTSAPIGGVAEDKLSTGQGLLQVDKAFEYIQQYQNIPCVSYEIEINLSGTTTPSYRGIYLREASACQQPTEWTVQVEPKFHEDASNLEERVPFEECIELHSTEKEVVRAPDYLLLTHNGRSFNILVDPTNLKFGLHYYEIYGVDCKAPGRGPIFRIPIIITKPMAVLSRPPLVSFSRMSFMPGHIERRFIEVPVGASWVEATMRTSGFDTTRRFFVDTIQVCPLQRPIKWESVLMFSSATAKSFAFPVVGGQTMELAVAQFWSSGMGSHETTIVDFEIEFHGIDIHKEEVLLDGSEAPVRIDAEALLASEKLAPAAVLNKIRVPYQPVESKLRVLPTDRDKLPSGKQILALTLTYKFKLEDGAEVKPQIPLLNGRIYDTKFESQFYMISDTNKRVYAKGDVYPDSSKLPKGEYCLQLYLRHENVQYLENMKQLVLFIERTLEEKDVIRLNFFSQPDGPVMGNGSFKASTLVPGKKQAFYLSPPARDKLPKNSPPGSILFGVISYGKLSFAGQEEEKNPQKNPVTYEIAYVVPPNKVDEEKGKGSSTCTKTVSELLREEVRDAKIKVLGSLKQDTDEECSEWKKLSASLKSEYPKYTPLLAKILEGLLSRSNVGDKICHKEEVINAANEVIDSVDQYELVKFFSQKSDPEDEEAEKIKKKMETTRDQLAEALYQKGFALAEIESLKGDKASAADANKGTKDVDKTGDQPDLFENNFKELKKWVDVRSSKYGNLLVLRERRLGRLGTALKVLSEMIQDDAEPAKKKLYELKISLLDEMGWSHMVAYERLWMHVRFPPSLPLF from the exons ATGTTTAGCGAATTAGATGCCTGTACATTTGTTGTTAATGTTTATGATGAAGGAAACATCTTAAGTATTGTAACAGATAGTTCTCCTCATGGAACTCATGTTGCCGGTATAGCTTCAGCTTTCCACCCTGAG GAGCCTTTGTTGAATGGAGTTGCCCCTGGAGCACAGTTAATATCTTGTAAAATTGGAGACTCCCGCTTAGGCTCTATGGAGACAGGAACTGGCTTAACTCGTGCATTGATAGCTGCTGTGGGG CACAAATGTGATCTCATCAATATGAGTTATGGAGAGCCTACCCTACTGCCAGACTATGGTCGCTTTGTTGACCTTGTTAATGAA GCAGTAAATAAGCACCGTCTAGTATTTGTTAGTAGTGCTGGGAACACTGGGCCTGGATTGAACACTGTTGGTGCACCCGGTGGTACCTCTTCAAGCATTATTGGAGTCGGTGCTTACGTCTCTCCTGCAATGGCTGCTGCTGCTCATTCTGCTGTTGAACCTCCCAGTGAAGGGCTCGAGTACACTTG GTCAAGTCGAGGACCAACAGCTGATGGTGATCTAGGTGTCTGCATAAGTGCTCCTGGTGGGGCTGTTGCTCCTGTCTCTATATGGACTCTTCAAAAACGCATGCTCATGAATGGAACATCAATGGCATCTCCATCTGCATGTGGGGGAATTGCATTGGTTATCAGTGCTATGAAG GCTGAGGGCATTCCTGTGAGCCCATACATTGTAAGGAAAGCTATTGAGAATACATCTGCTCCTATAGGTGGTGTGGCAGAAGATAAACTATCTACGGGTCAAGGACTTTTGCAAGTTGACAA GGCGTTTGAATATATTCAACAGTACCAGAATATTCCATGTGTTTCATATGAAATAGAGATCAATCTATCTGGAACCACGA CTCCTTCATATCGAGGGATCTACCTAAGAGAGGCTAGTGCTTGTCAGCAACCTACTGAG TGGACAGTGCAAGTTGAGCCGAAGTTTCATGAAGATGCAAGTAATTTGGAAGAACGGGTTCCCTTTGAGGAGTGTATTGAGTTGCATTCTACTGAAAAGGAGGTTGTGAGGGCTCCTGATTACCTACTTCTCACTCATAATGGTCGTAGCTTCAA CATATTGGTGGATCCTACCAATCTCAAGTTTGGTCTACACTATTATGAAATATATGGAGTTGACTGCAAAGCACCAGGGCGCGGCCCTATTTTTAGAATTCCTATCATCATAACGAAGCCGATGGCTGTTTTGAGTCGGCCGCCACTTGTTTCATTTTCAAGGATGTCATTTATGCCAG GTCACATCGAACGGAGATTTATCGAAGTTCCAGTTGGTGCAAGTTGGGTTGAGGCAACCATGCGAACTTCAGGGTTTGACACAACTAGACGCTTTTTTGTTGACACCATTCAG GTCTGTCCATTGCAAAGGCCTATTAAGTGGGAGAGCGTTTTGATGTTCTCTTCTGCAACTGCCAAAAGTTTTGCTTTTCCTGTTGTGGGTGGTCAGACAATGGAATTAGCAGTAGCTCAGTTTTGGTCAAGTGGAATGGGAAGTCACGAAACTACTATTGTAGATTTTGAG attgaGTTTCATGGGATTGATATACATAAAGAGGAAGTGCTACTTGATGGAAGTGAAGCACCAGTTAGAATTGATGCTGAAGCCCTATTAGCATCTGAAAAACTTGCTCCTGCTGCTGTTCTTAATAAG ATAAGAGTTCCATATCAACCTGTTGAAAGCAAACTTAGGGTTCTTCCAACCGATCGTGACAAACTTCCCTCAGGCAAACAAATCTTAGCGCTGACATTAAC ttataaattcaaactggAAGATGGGGCTGAAGTCAAACCTCAGATCCCATTGCTCAATGGTCGCATATATGACACTAAATTTGAGTCtcaattttatatgatttctGACACAAACAAG cGTGTATATGCAAAGGGTGATGTTTATCCAGATTCTTCAAAACTTCCAAAGGGTGAATACTGTTTACAGCTTTATCTGAG GCATGAAAATGTGCAATATCTGGAGAACATGAAGCAATTGGTGCTGTTCATTGAGAGAACTTTGGAGGAGAAG GATGTCATTCGATTGAACTTCTTCTCTCAACCAGATGGTCCAGTGATGGGAAATGGTTCTTTTAAAGCTTCCACTTTAGTACCAGG AAAAAAGCAAGCATTTTATTTGAGCCCACCAGCAAGGGACAAGCTTCCGAAG AACTCTCCCCCAGGATCCATCTTGTTTGGAGTAATCTCCTATGGAAAGCTATCATTTGCTGGtcaggaagaagaaaaaaacccacAAAAGAACCCTGTCACATATGAAATTGCATATGTAGTGCCACCTAATAAG GTTGATGAGGAGAAAGGGAAAGGTTCTTCTACTTGCACTAAAACTGTGTCCGAGCTTTTACGAGAAGAG GTCCGAGATGCAAAGATAAAAGTGTTGGGAAGTCTTAAACAAGACACTGATGAAGAGTGTTCAGAATGGAAAAAGTTATCTGCTTCTCTCAAG TCTGAATATCCCAAATACACTCCACTGCTTGCCAAGATCTTGGAAGGTCTGCTTTCTAGAAGTAATGTTGGGGACAAAATCTGTCACAAGGAAGAG GTTATAAATGCAGCAAATGAGGTAATTGACAGTGTTGACCAATATGAGCTAGTGAAATTTTTTTCACAGAAAAGTGATCCGGAGGATGAGGAAGCAGAG aaaatcaagaaaaaaatggagACAACACGTGATCAGTTAGCAGAGGCACTTTACCAGAAAGGATTTGCATTGGCTGAGATTGAGTCATTGAAG GGTGACAAAGCTTCAGCTGCAGATGCAAATAAGGGCACAAAAGATGTGGACAAGACTGGTGATCAGCCAGATTTGTTCGAAAATAACTTCAAAGAACTGAAGAAATGGGTTGATGTGAGGTCTTCCAAATATGGCAACCTCTTAGTGCTACGTGAAAGACGGCTTGGAAGGCTCGGAACAGCACTAAAG GTATTGAGTGAGATGATTCAAGATGATGCAGAGCCTGCCAAGAAGAAGCTCTATGAACTGAAAATTTCACTGCTAGATGAGATGGGGTGGAGCCACATGGTGGCATATGAGAGGCTGTGGATGCATGTTCGTTTCCCACCTAGCCTGCCTCTTTTTTAG
- the LOC123198303 gene encoding cytokinin hydroxylase-like, whose amino-acid sequence MAFLLSSSVFSLAFMVLFLIVLFSCWILPVLAHHKAKKNGLKGPTPNFPFGNISEMKNKKTKSDDSSSLGSSSSTISHDIHSVLFPYFARWQRSYGKVFIYWLGIEPFLRIADPEFLKKLSSGVMGKSWGKPNVFKYDRKPIFGDGLVMVEGDEWVRLRHVITPAFSSSNLKAMASLMVESTNKMLDKWNSLTNSGNPEIDVEKEIIATAGEIIAKTSFGVSYENGREVLKKLTDMQVALFKYNRYVGVPFSSFMTRQNFEAITLGKEVDSLLQSIIAARKKAAGNGRPSKDLLGLLLEANDVDDRKGKRLTERELIDQCKTFFFGGQETTALALSWTLMLLAMNPEWQNQLREEIREVIGDKEIDFQILAGLKKMGWVMNEVLRLYSPAPNAQRQTREDIKVDDVVVPKGTNLWIDLVAMHHDPDLWGDDVNEFRPERFGDDPLYGGCKHKMGFLPFGFGGRMCVARNMAMMEYKVVLTKILSRFSVRLSPNYRHAPSIVLSLRPTRGLPLIVEPL is encoded by the exons ATGGCGTTTCTTCTGTCATCTTCCGTGTTTAGCTTAGCATTCATGGTGCTGTTCTTGATAGTGCTGTTTTCTTGCTGGATTTTGCCAGTTTTGGCGCATCATAAAGCTAAGAAAAATGGGCTTAAAGGGCCAACGCCAAATTTTCCATTTGGGAATATCAGTGAGATGAAGAATAAGAAGACGAAGAGTGATGATTCTTCATCACTTGGGTCGTCTTCTTCAACAATCTCCCATGATATACACTCGGTTCTCTTTCCTTACTTTGCTCGGTGGCAACGGTCTTATG GCAAAGTGTTCATCTACTGGCTGGGGATAGAGCCATTTTTACGCATTGCAGATCCAGAGTTTCTTAAGAAATTGTCTTCAGGCGTTATGGGGAAGAGCTGGGGAAAACCAAATGTGTTTAAATATGACAGAAAACCCATCTTTGGTGATGGGTTAGTAATGGTTGAAGGTGATGAATGGGTTCGTCTTCGGCATGTAATCACGCCTGCATTCTCTTCTTCCAACTTGAag GCTATGGCAAGTTTAATGGTGGAGTCCACCAATAAAATGCTAGACAAGTGGAATAGTCTCACAAATTCTGGCAACCCAGAAATCGACGTGGAGAAAGAAATTATAGCGACGGCCGGTGAAATCATTGCGAAAACCAGCTTCGGTGTAAGCTACGAAAATGGAAGagaagtattaaaaaaattaaccgaCATGCAAGTTGCACTTTTCAAGTACAACCGTTATGTGGGTGTCCCTTTCAGCAGCTTCATGACTAGGCAGAATTTTGAAGCCATAACACTTGGAAAAGAAGTGGACAGTCTCCTTCAATCGATCATTGCAGCCCGAAAGAAAGCCGCCGGTAACGGGCGTCCTTCGAAGGACTTGCTGGGGCTGTTGCTGGAAGCGAACGATGTGGATGATCGGAAAGGGAAAAGATTAACGGAAAGAGAATTGATCGATCAGTGCAAAACTTTCTTCTTTGGTGGGCAAGAAACGACGGCTCTGGCATTGTCGTGGACTTTGATGCTTTTGGCTATGAATCCAGAGTGGCAAAACCAGTTGAGAGAGGAGATAAGAGAAGTGATTGGTGATAAAGAAATCGATTTCCAAATACTTGCTGGACTAAAGAAG ATGGGATGGGTGATGAACGAAGTTCTACGGCTATATTCGCCGGCGCCAAATGCGCAAAGGCAAACGCGCGAAGATATCAAAGTCGATGACGTGGTGGTTCCTAAAGGGACCAATTTGTGGATTGACTTGGTGGCCATGCACCACGATCCTGATTTGTGGGGTGACGACGTGAATGAGTTTCGGCCAGAAAGGTTTGGGGACGATCCTTTATACGGCGGATGTAAACACAAGATGGGATTTTTGCCGTTTGGTTTTGGGGGAAGAATGTGTGTTGCTCGGAACATGGCGATGATGGAGTATAAGgttgttttaacaaaaattctGTCTAGGTTTTCTGTGAGGCTTTCTCCAAATTATCGCCATGCTCCTTCCATTGTGCTGTCCCTCCGGCCAACCCGTGGCTTGCCCCTCATAGTTGAACCACTGTAA